The Luteibacter flocculans genomic interval GGGTCCCGTGTTGCGCCCCTTGTGCAGATCGTTGAGGTAAGCGAGCCAACCGCGATCGGTCGTCTCGTACTGCACCTCGCCGGTCTCGCGATCGATGCTCACCCAGCCATCGCCACCGGGACGCGGCAGCGACAGATAGACCTCGTCGTCGCTCCACTCGCCCGGGCGCCCCTCGATGTGCGCGCCGGTGTGGCTCGCCACGTAATCGGCCACCGTGGCGGGAACGGGCGCGGAAGCACGGCCGGCGCCGAGACTCTCGCGCAACGCGTCCGGCAGCGTCGTCACATGCCGCTCCACTTTCGGCGTGGCTTCGATCTGCGCCGCGTGGTTGAGGGTGAAACCGGTCACAGCGAACAACAGCAGCACGGCCAGCGACACGGCGGAACTGATCCAGTGCCAACGATGCAGGTGTTTGAGCCAGAACGCGCGGCGTTGCCGATCGACGGAGTCGCGCATGTGCTGGAACGCCCCTGGAAAACACGTAGGAAGGGCGTCGATAGTAAACCACAATGCGAATCGTTCGCAATTGCATGAAGGCGCCGACCTCGGAAAGCGCCCCGAAAGCCTGTCGCGACAGCATGCGCTGAGCCCCCGCTGGAGCGTATCCTTGGCCCTCATGCGCATACTCCTTGCCGAAGACGACGCCGCCATCGGCGCGGCCGTACGTGCCTCCCTCCAGCAGGGCGGCCATGCTGTGGACCACGTGACGGACGGTGCCAGCGCCGACCACGCGCTACGCGACCACGATTACGATCTGCTTGTGCTCGACCTGGGCCTTCCGCTGCTCGATGGCAGCGACGTGCTCGCCCGCGCGCGCAAGCGCGGCGCGAACCTGCCGGTGCTCGTCGTCACCGCACGCGAAGGCTTGAAGGAACGGGTTCGCGTGCTGGACCTCGGCGCGGACGACTATCTGGTGAAGCCTTTTGCTCTGGCCGAGTTCGACGCGCGCGTGCGCGCGCTGCTGCGCCGACGCACGAGCCATGGTGCCCCGGAGTTCCGCATCGGCCGGCTGCGTCTCGACATTCCCGGGCACCGCGCGTGGATCGGCGACACACCGCTGGATCTGACTGCGCGCGAATTCGGGCTGATTGAGGCGCTTGCCGCACGTGCGGACAAGGTCACCAGCCGTGCGCAACTGGTCGAAGCCCTGTGCAACTGGGACGAGGACCTGACCGACAACGGCCTCGACATCGCCCTGCACCGTCTGCGCAAGAAACTCCAGGGCTCGGGCACCAGCGTGCGCACGATCCGCGGACTGGGCTACCTGCTCGAAGAAACTGCGGATGCCTGAACGCCGCGCCGCTGCCGCGCGTCGCGCCGCACGGCTCAGTCTGCGCCGCCGCCTGCTCACCTTCCTGCTGGTGCCGGTGCTCGGCGTGCTCGTACTGGACGCGGTGATCGGGTACTTCGTCGCCCTCGCCTATTCCAACCGCGTGCATGACGCGGATCTTTCCGACTCGGCACTCACGCTGTCGGAGATGATCGACAGCGACGCCCTGAGCGGCGAGCTGACGGCGCAGGCGCGCTTCCTCCTCGAATACGATCCCGACGGACGCAACTACTACTCCGTGGTCAGCGACCGTCACGGTCGGATGATCGGCAATGCCGAACTTACCGGGCCGGGTGTCACGATCCACACCGATGCGCCGCCGAAGCTCTACGACACGGCATTGGGACGGCGTCCGCTGCGCGCTGCCATCATGCGCGTGCCGAACCGACACGATGCTGGCGACGTGCTCACCATCACCGTCGCGGAAAACCTGCGCGACCGGCACACGCGGGCACGCGAGATCCTCTTCCTCACCCTGCCGATGCAGGCGCTGCTCATCGTGGCGGTGCTCTGCCTCGTCTGGCTCGGAGTGAGTCACGGGCTGGGTGTGCTGGAGCCGCTCACCGCACGACTCAGTCGCCGCGGCCACGACCTGGGGCCGATCGGCGAGGAAGACGTGCCGGTGGAAATCCTGCCGTTGACGCGGACCATCGACGACCTGTTCGCGCGCATGCGCAACATGCTCGGCCTGCAGGAACGCTTCATTGCGGACGCGGCGCACCAGCTACGCACGCCGCTGGCGGGCATCCAATTGCACGTAGAACGCCTGGAAGGCACGACCGACGACGCCGAACGCGCGGACGCCCTGGCGCACGTGCATCGGCTCGCTGCACGCGCCGCACGCACCTCGGCACAGTTGCTCGCACTCACGCGCACGCAGTCGCCGGACCTCCCCGACCACGACGGCATGGACCTGATCGACCTGTCCACACTGGTCCCCGAAGCGGTGGGCATGCGTGTGCACCAGGCCCTGAGCCTTGGCGTGGATCTGGGTTACGAAGGCGGCGAGGGCCCCTGCCTGGTACGCGGCGACGCGCTCCAGATCCAGGAGGTGATCGACAACCTCGTCGACAACGCCTTCCATTACGCCGGCCGTGGCCACGCGGTCACCGTCTCCCTCGCCGGTACGGAGGACGAGGTGATCCTGGCCGTGGAGGACGATGGCCCTGGCGTGGACGAGGCCTTCCTCGATCAGTTGGGCGAGCGCTTCTTCCGGGTGCCCGGCAGCGACCAGGAAGGCACCGGTCTTGGCCTCGCCATCGTGGAGAGCATCGCGGAGCGTCATGCGGCAAGGGTGGTGTTCCGACGTGGCGCCGAGTCCGGGCTGAGGGTGGAACTGCATTTTCCTGCGCCGCTCACTGGAAAGCCGGGTGAAACCGCGCACTGAGACGATGGCCCCCTCATGAGTCAATGACGCGAGGCGTCCTTGTGGCCACAACGGCGGAATTCCACTTCGAAGGCGGACGCGATGGCGTCCTGCTGATCCATGGCCTTACCGGCACACCGACCGAGATGCGGATGGTGGGCAAGGGCCTCAACCGCGCCGGTTTCACCGTCGTAGGCGTCCAGTTGGCTGGCCACTGCGGCACCGAGGAAGACCTGCTCGCCACCAGCTGGGAAGACTGGTACGCCAGCGTCGAGGCGGCCGCCGACCAGTTGCGCGGACGCGTCGATCGCGTCTTCGTCGCCGGTCTGTCCATGGGCGCCCTGCTGGCGCTGCGCCTTGCCGCGGTCCGACCCGAGTGGATCGCGGGCGTGGGTGTCTTCGGCGCCACCTTCCGCTACGACGGCTGGTCGATCGGCTGGACCGGCAAGCTCTCGTTCCTGCTGCCCATCTTCAAGCGCCTGGGGATCGGCCGCGGTCGCAGCTTCATCGAGCAGCCGCCGTACGGTATCCGCGACGAGCGTCTGCGCGCGCAGGTCAGCGCCGCCATGTTCTCCGGCGACAGCGAAGCGGCCGGCCTGCCGGGCAATCCGTGGCACGCCCTGGCCGAAATGGTGAAACTGTCGCGCGACGTGCGTCGGCGCCTGCCGGACGTGGTGGCACCCTGCTTCGTCGCGCATGCCGCCGACGACGACGTCGCCAGCGTCGCCAATGCCGATCTCGTGGCCCGGCGCGTACGCGGTCCGATCGAAATGCTGTTGCTTGCCGACAGCTATCACATGATCACCATCGATCGCGAAAGGCGCACGCTCATCGAACGCACGGCCGATTTCTTCGGCCGCATCGCACGCGATTCGCGCCCCTCGCGCATGGCAGCGTAACCATGCACGGCCTCGTGCTCGCGCTGTGGATAGCGAACGTGGTGCTCGATACCGGCGGGCAGTTGGCGTTCAAGGCGGCCGCCGGCGACAAGCGAGCGGGCGATGGGCTCGCGCGCTGGCGCTACATGCTCGCCCGCCCCTGGCTGTGGACCGGCATCGCCTGCTACGTCGCGGAATTCGTGGTCTGGATCGCTTTTCTTTCGCTGGTACCGCTGTCGGAAGGCGTGCTGCTCGGCTCGATCAACATCGTCGCGATCATGCTGGCGGGCCGCGTGCTGTTCCGCGAACGGCTGAGTCCCTTGCGCGTCACCGGCATCCTGCTGGTGGCCGCTGGCGTCGCCATCGTGGGAGCCGGCACGTGAAGCGCTTCTATCTCATCGGGTTCGCCCTGCTGCTCGGCTTCGATACGCTGAACCTCATCTGCTTCAAGCTGGCGGGCACGCATGCGCTGCCGGTCGAAATGAACGTGGCGTGGCTTGCCAGGGTGTTCTCGTATCCGTGGATCTACGGCGCGGTGGTCGGCTATCTCGGCGCCTTCGTCACCTGGATGAGCCTGCTCAAGCACGCGCCGATCGGCCCGGCATTTGCCGCGTCGCATCTGGAAGTGGTCAGCGTGATGCTGTTGTCGTGGTGGATGTTTGCCGAACCGGTCACGCCGACTCAGATCCTGGGTGCGGTGGCGATCGTCGCGGGTATCGTCTGCCTTGCGTTTGCCGAGAGCGGCGAGGATGCGCATACCGATGCCGTTCCGGCCCGAGCGTGAAGCACCGCCGACTGCAGGCTTGCCGCTGGGTCTATCCGACCTGACGGGTGGCGCGCCCGCGCCACTCACCGCCCTGGCGGCAGCATGGCTGGGCGTCGAGCAGGTGCAGTTGGAATGCTCCGGCACCTCGGCGCTCACCATCGCGCTCGCCACACTGCACGAGCACGCGCGTTCGCGCCGCGAGGTGGTGATCCCCGCGTTTACCTGCCCACTGGTGCCCCTGGCGATTCGCCGCGCCGGCCTCGTGCCGCGCCTGGTGGACGTG includes:
- a CDS encoding PepSY-associated TM helix domain-containing protein — protein: MRDSVDRQRRAFWLKHLHRWHWISSAVSLAVLLLFAVTGFTLNHAAQIEATPKVERHVTTLPDALRESLGAGRASAPVPATVADYVASHTGAHIEGRPGEWSDDEVYLSLPRPGGDGWVSIDRETGEVQYETTDRGWLAYLNDLHKGRNTGPVWRWFIDVFALACLVFAVTGLILLKMHAAQRGMTWPMVALGFVLPVILALIFIH
- a CDS encoding response regulator, with product MRILLAEDDAAIGAAVRASLQQGGHAVDHVTDGASADHALRDHDYDLLVLDLGLPLLDGSDVLARARKRGANLPVLVVTAREGLKERVRVLDLGADDYLVKPFALAEFDARVRALLRRRTSHGAPEFRIGRLRLDIPGHRAWIGDTPLDLTAREFGLIEALAARADKVTSRAQLVEALCNWDEDLTDNGLDIALHRLRKKLQGSGTSVRTIRGLGYLLEETADA
- a CDS encoding sensor histidine kinase; translation: MPERRAAAARRAARLSLRRRLLTFLLVPVLGVLVLDAVIGYFVALAYSNRVHDADLSDSALTLSEMIDSDALSGELTAQARFLLEYDPDGRNYYSVVSDRHGRMIGNAELTGPGVTIHTDAPPKLYDTALGRRPLRAAIMRVPNRHDAGDVLTITVAENLRDRHTRAREILFLTLPMQALLIVAVLCLVWLGVSHGLGVLEPLTARLSRRGHDLGPIGEEDVPVEILPLTRTIDDLFARMRNMLGLQERFIADAAHQLRTPLAGIQLHVERLEGTTDDAERADALAHVHRLAARAARTSAQLLALTRTQSPDLPDHDGMDLIDLSTLVPEAVGMRVHQALSLGVDLGYEGGEGPCLVRGDALQIQEVIDNLVDNAFHYAGRGHAVTVSLAGTEDEVILAVEDDGPGVDEAFLDQLGERFFRVPGSDQEGTGLGLAIVESIAERHAARVVFRRGAESGLRVELHFPAPLTGKPGETAH
- a CDS encoding alpha/beta hydrolase, with the protein product MATTAEFHFEGGRDGVLLIHGLTGTPTEMRMVGKGLNRAGFTVVGVQLAGHCGTEEDLLATSWEDWYASVEAAADQLRGRVDRVFVAGLSMGALLALRLAAVRPEWIAGVGVFGATFRYDGWSIGWTGKLSFLLPIFKRLGIGRGRSFIEQPPYGIRDERLRAQVSAAMFSGDSEAAGLPGNPWHALAEMVKLSRDVRRRLPDVVAPCFVAHAADDDVASVANADLVARRVRGPIEMLLLADSYHMITIDRERRTLIERTADFFGRIARDSRPSRMAA
- a CDS encoding EamA family transporter, with translation MHGLVLALWIANVVLDTGGQLAFKAAAGDKRAGDGLARWRYMLARPWLWTGIACYVAEFVVWIAFLSLVPLSEGVLLGSINIVAIMLAGRVLFRERLSPLRVTGILLVAAGVAIVGAGT
- a CDS encoding DMT family transporter, producing MKRFYLIGFALLLGFDTLNLICFKLAGTHALPVEMNVAWLARVFSYPWIYGAVVGYLGAFVTWMSLLKHAPIGPAFAASHLEVVSVMLLSWWMFAEPVTPTQILGAVAIVAGIVCLAFAESGEDAHTDAVPARA